The following coding sequences lie in one Streptococcus suis genomic window:
- a CDS encoding D-alanyl-D-alanine carboxypeptidase: MRKFLLTLTTVIALFFTSTPILAEDFSVAAKHAIAVEVSSGKILYEQDAETKASIASISKTLSIYLVYEALAKGEITLDTMVDISDYPYSLTSNTELSNVNLDARSYSVRDLLNASLITSSNSAIIALAEKIAGSEAAFVDRMKAKVQEWGITDAKIVNVSGLDNTDLGENIYPGSSPEDVNMFSALDVTIIARRLILDYPQVLDITSLNAYDFGGYTYYSTNQMLSDGTHARGGVDGLKTGTSNSAGSSFLATTQQAGMRIITVVLNATDGLTSPENRFVATNDLMNYVYSNFSLVTLVKKGEAFEDSKIKVFNGEKETSPVVAAADLTVVQRNQTDNVPTATFTTDIKEIDAPLKAGTLVGKLQLKDQDLIGKGYISEQASVDMIIPSDMKEASWPFSWWNQFVRYVNEKL, from the coding sequence ATGCGTAAATTTTTACTAACACTCACTACAGTTATTGCTCTTTTTTTCACTTCCACACCTATTTTGGCAGAAGATTTTTCTGTTGCAGCTAAGCATGCTATCGCAGTTGAAGTAAGTAGCGGCAAAATCTTGTATGAGCAAGATGCCGAAACCAAAGCAAGCATTGCTTCTATCAGTAAGACATTGAGCATTTACCTGGTCTACGAAGCACTGGCAAAGGGTGAAATCACTTTAGATACTATGGTAGACATTTCTGATTATCCCTATAGCCTCACTTCTAATACAGAATTAAGTAATGTAAACCTGGATGCACGGTCCTATTCAGTAAGAGACCTATTAAACGCTTCTTTAATCACATCATCCAATAGTGCTATTATTGCTCTGGCAGAAAAAATAGCCGGTAGCGAAGCTGCATTCGTAGATCGAATGAAAGCAAAAGTCCAAGAATGGGGAATTACCGACGCAAAGATTGTCAATGTATCTGGACTAGACAATACCGACTTGGGTGAAAATATTTATCCAGGCTCCAGTCCTGAAGATGTAAATATGTTTTCAGCCCTAGATGTTACTATCATTGCAAGACGATTAATACTCGACTATCCTCAGGTACTCGACATTACCTCGCTAAACGCCTACGATTTTGGTGGCTACACTTACTATAGCACCAACCAAATGCTAAGCGATGGTACTCACGCTCGTGGAGGGGTTGACGGCTTAAAAACAGGGACCTCAAACTCAGCAGGTTCAAGTTTTCTTGCAACAACTCAACAAGCTGGTATGCGCATCATCACAGTAGTATTGAATGCCACTGATGGGCTGACCTCTCCAGAAAATCGTTTTGTCGCGACAAATGATTTGATGAACTATGTTTATTCTAACTTTTCGCTTGTTACGCTAGTAAAAAAAGGTGAAGCTTTTGAAGATAGTAAGATAAAGGTTTTCAATGGTGAAAAAGAAACAAGTCCTGTTGTTGCGGCAGCAGATTTAACTGTTGTTCAACGAAATCAAACTGATAATGTCCCCACCGCAACTTTCACAACGGATATAAAAGAAATTGATGCTCCCCTCAAAGCAGGGACCTTGGTTGGCAAACTGCAACTGAAAGATCAAGATCTCATAGGAAAAGGTTATATTTCTGAGCAAGCCAGTGTCGATATGATTATCCCTAGCGATATGAAAGAAGCATCCTGGCCATTCTCTTGGTGGAATCAATTTGTCCGCTATGTTAATGAAAAATTATAA
- a CDS encoding ABC transporter ATP-binding protein, protein MATEKPLLDIKDLHVGFRIGDDYFDAVDGVDISLQKNEILAIVGESGCGKSTLATTIMGLHNPLNTKITGSIQYNDMELIGMDEAKYNTVRGNDIGMIFQDPLASLNPLMTIGAQIDEALFYHTDLDANARTERVLELLAQVGIPNPKRTFKQYPHELSGGMRQRIIIAMALSCKPPIIIADEPTTALDVTIQAQILDLLNDIQAETGSGIILITHDLGVVAETADRVAVMYGGQFVEVAPVEELFTNPKHPYTRSLLKSNPQSGSEGGDLHVIEGIVPPITKMVRKGCRFAPRIPWIGAEAHEENPSMHEVGPNHFVRCTCHETFYFEGEA, encoded by the coding sequence GTGGCTACCGAAAAACCGCTTTTAGACATTAAAGATTTACACGTCGGTTTCCGTATTGGAGATGATTATTTTGACGCTGTTGACGGTGTTGACATCTCATTGCAAAAAAATGAAATTTTGGCAATTGTAGGGGAATCTGGTTGTGGTAAATCAACTTTGGCAACGACCATTATGGGCTTGCATAACCCTTTGAATACCAAAATCACAGGAAGCATCCAGTACAATGATATGGAATTGATTGGTATGGATGAAGCTAAGTACAATACGGTACGTGGTAATGATATTGGTATGATTTTCCAAGATCCCTTGGCTTCTCTGAATCCATTGATGACGATTGGTGCACAGATTGATGAGGCGCTGTTCTATCACACTGATTTGGATGCCAATGCTCGTACAGAGCGAGTTTTGGAACTCTTGGCTCAGGTAGGTATTCCAAATCCTAAGCGGACATTTAAACAGTATCCACATGAGCTTTCAGGTGGTATGCGTCAGCGTATCATTATTGCGATGGCCTTGTCTTGTAAACCCCCAATTATTATTGCGGACGAACCGACAACAGCCTTGGATGTTACAATTCAAGCACAAATCTTGGATCTCTTAAATGATATTCAAGCGGAGACAGGTTCGGGTATTATTTTGATTACCCATGACTTGGGAGTAGTTGCAGAGACTGCTGATCGTGTGGCTGTCATGTACGGTGGTCAGTTTGTTGAAGTGGCACCAGTAGAAGAGCTCTTTACCAATCCAAAACATCCATATACACGTTCGCTCTTGAAGTCAAATCCTCAATCAGGTAGCGAAGGAGGCGATCTTCATGTTATTGAAGGTATTGTGCCACCGATTACAAAAATGGTTCGTAAAGGTTGCCGTTTTGCTCCGCGTATTCCGTGGATTGGAGCAGAGGCTCATGAAGAGAATCCGAGCATGCACGAGGTAGGTCCAAATCACTTTGTTCGTTGTACCTGCCATGAGACATTCTATTTTGAAGGGGAGGCCTAA
- a CDS encoding oligopeptide ABC transporter substrate-binding protein, translated as MKKTTKLFALAGISLLSTAVLAACGSKQSGAAKQELSFPSEVKQDGTAVADAQLKYAFVSATTSSGLLIDELTENTTDSTFGGMVDISMFGYDGDRKLDDSGLAKAEFDVKGKKITVSLTGKDYKWSDGEPFTINDYIFTIKSMASKDYTGVRFDDKFLNIVGMDEFVAGTASDISGLKKIDDYTVELTVKEMSPSMMYAGGDVPAYIQPEHIYKDIPVADWEKSEYSRTAKLVGMGPWKIKEIVNGESITYVPNEYFFKGTTPKTSSLKIDIVSPDTIVSEMKAGNYDIADMPVDQLDSYKDASNLNIVGSLDSAYEYISFNFGKYDESAKKNVMDENAKMNDVKLRQAIAYAIDTKTAGESLYNGLYHPANSLIISFFGDIHDSELEGYSYDPEKAKKLLEEAGYKDVDGDGIREGKDGKEFKITFAARKRTEANEALVQQYIAWWKEVGLNVELYTGRTVEGKSFYNSVQANDAAIDMYAGGWSTGYDPNPTGLWGPIAAFNMSRFVSDENTKLLNAISSTESFDDKKNVENYKAWQKYAHEQAFAIPTFESESITALNKRVKNYDSNYGSASEKGIAFENIELTADKGVAAE; from the coding sequence ATGAAAAAGACAACAAAACTCTTTGCTTTAGCAGGAATTTCTCTGCTGTCGACAGCAGTTCTTGCTGCTTGTGGTTCAAAACAATCAGGTGCAGCAAAACAGGAATTGTCATTCCCATCTGAAGTAAAACAAGATGGAACAGCAGTCGCAGATGCTCAATTGAAATATGCATTTGTTTCAGCTACAACTTCATCAGGTCTCTTGATTGACGAGTTGACTGAAAACACAACTGACTCAACATTTGGTGGAATGGTTGATATTTCAATGTTTGGTTACGATGGAGATCGTAAGTTAGATGATTCTGGTCTTGCTAAAGCTGAATTTGATGTAAAAGGTAAGAAAATCACTGTTAGTTTGACAGGTAAAGATTACAAGTGGTCAGATGGTGAGCCATTTACAATCAATGACTACATCTTTACTATCAAGTCAATGGCAAGCAAAGACTATACAGGTGTTCGTTTTGACGATAAATTCTTGAACATTGTGGGTATGGATGAATTTGTTGCTGGAACAGCTTCAGATATCTCAGGTCTTAAGAAAATTGATGACTACACAGTAGAATTGACTGTAAAAGAAATGTCACCTTCTATGATGTATGCCGGTGGTGATGTACCTGCCTATATCCAACCAGAACATATCTATAAAGACATCCCTGTTGCAGATTGGGAAAAGAGCGAGTACTCACGTACAGCTAAACTTGTTGGTATGGGACCTTGGAAAATCAAGGAAATCGTAAACGGTGAGTCTATCACTTATGTACCAAACGAATACTTCTTCAAAGGTACAACGCCAAAAACAAGCTCATTGAAGATTGACATCGTATCTCCAGATACTATTGTTTCTGAAATGAAAGCTGGTAACTATGACATCGCAGATATGCCTGTTGACCAGTTGGATTCATACAAGGATGCTTCTAACTTGAATATCGTTGGTTCTTTGGACTCAGCTTATGAATACATTTCATTTAATTTTGGTAAATATGACGAGTCTGCTAAGAAAAACGTCATGGATGAAAATGCTAAGATGAATGATGTGAAACTTCGTCAAGCAATTGCCTATGCGATTGATACTAAGACAGCTGGTGAGTCATTGTACAATGGTCTTTACCACCCTGCAAACTCATTGATTATCTCATTCTTCGGCGATATTCATGATTCAGAGTTGGAAGGCTATTCATACGATCCTGAAAAAGCGAAAAAACTCTTGGAAGAAGCTGGCTACAAAGACGTAGATGGCGATGGTATCCGTGAAGGCAAAGACGGTAAGGAATTCAAGATTACCTTTGCTGCTCGTAAACGTACGGAAGCTAACGAAGCGCTCGTACAACAATACATTGCTTGGTGGAAAGAAGTTGGCTTGAATGTCGAACTTTACACAGGACGTACAGTTGAAGGTAAGTCGTTCTATAACTCAGTTCAGGCTAATGATGCTGCTATTGATATGTATGCTGGTGGATGGTCAACAGGTTACGATCCAAACCCAACAGGACTTTGGGGTCCAATCGCAGCCTTCAACATGTCACGTTTCGTGTCTGATGAAAATACTAAGTTGTTGAATGCAATCAGCTCAACAGAATCATTTGACGATAAGAAAAATGTTGAGAACTATAAGGCTTGGCAAAAATATGCTCACGAGCAAGCATTTGCTATTCCAACATTTGAATCTGAGTCAATCACAGCACTTAACAAACGTGTGAAAAACTATGATTCTAACTATGGTTCAGCTTCAGAAAAAGGTATCGCTTTTGAAAATATCGAACTTACAGCTGATAAAGGTGTAGCGGCAGAATAG
- a CDS encoding SUF system NifU family Fe-S cluster assembly protein, whose amino-acid sequence MALSRLDSLYMAVVSEHSKSPRHRGSLDGVEKLELHNPTCGDVIELSVKIEKDVITDIAFDGVGCTISTASASMMTEAVLGKEISQIQELAEIFSQMVQGQEDTRQKELGDASLLAGVAKFPQRIKCATLPWNALKKALEHSESAN is encoded by the coding sequence ATGGCCCTATCTAGATTAGATTCTCTTTATATGGCAGTTGTGTCTGAACACTCTAAGTCACCTCGTCATCGTGGGAGCTTGGACGGAGTGGAAAAGTTGGAACTCCACAACCCAACCTGCGGCGATGTGATTGAACTATCAGTCAAGATTGAAAAAGATGTGATTACCGATATTGCTTTTGACGGCGTTGGGTGTACCATTTCAACCGCATCAGCTTCTATGATGACTGAAGCAGTGCTTGGCAAAGAAATTAGTCAGATTCAAGAGCTGGCGGAAATCTTCTCACAAATGGTCCAAGGCCAAGAAGACACACGCCAGAAGGAACTGGGAGATGCCTCTCTCCTCGCAGGTGTCGCCAAATTCCCCCAACGAATCAAATGTGCCACATTACCGTGGAATGCCCTGAAGAAAGCACTGGAACATAGTGAGAGTGCTAACTGA
- a CDS encoding ABC transporter ATP-binding protein, with protein MGFIEVKDLKVHYPIRSGFFNRVTDHVYAVDGVNIEFEEGKTYGLVGESGSGKSTIGKAIIGLERATSGQIIYEGQDVTNKSRGKKGNFNRDVQMIFQDSLSSFNPKKRILDIIAEPIRNFDRLSPDEEKKKVLQLLDTIGLNEEALIKYPHEFSGGQRQRIGVARALASNPRLIIADEPVSALDLSVQAQVLNYMKRIQDEFKLSYLFISHDLGVVQHMCDELFIMYRGRFVETGNKNDIYNNPQHIYTKRLLSAIPTIDPLNRLKNKEKRLAAEKEYQEMQGQYYDENGRVYDLRSFSETHQVALPEGGQN; from the coding sequence GTGGGATTTATTGAAGTAAAAGATTTAAAAGTCCATTATCCAATTCGTAGTGGCTTCTTTAACCGTGTGACGGATCATGTCTATGCTGTCGATGGCGTTAATATTGAGTTTGAAGAAGGAAAAACCTATGGTTTGGTAGGTGAGTCAGGTTCTGGGAAATCAACCATTGGTAAGGCAATTATCGGTTTAGAGCGTGCCACTTCTGGTCAGATTATCTATGAAGGACAAGATGTAACCAACAAATCACGTGGTAAAAAAGGAAACTTTAATCGTGATGTTCAAATGATTTTCCAAGATTCTCTTTCAAGTTTTAACCCGAAAAAACGTATTTTGGACATCATTGCAGAACCAATCCGTAACTTTGACCGTTTATCTCCAGATGAAGAAAAGAAAAAAGTTCTTCAACTCTTGGATACAATCGGTCTAAATGAAGAAGCTCTGATTAAATATCCTCACGAATTCTCAGGTGGTCAACGCCAACGTATCGGTGTTGCTCGTGCCTTGGCTAGTAATCCTCGTTTGATTATTGCAGATGAGCCGGTTTCTGCCTTGGATTTGTCTGTGCAGGCACAGGTCTTGAATTATATGAAACGTATCCAAGATGAGTTTAAGCTCAGCTATCTCTTTATTTCCCATGACCTCGGTGTTGTGCAACACATGTGTGATGAATTGTTCATCATGTATCGCGGACGTTTCGTAGAAACAGGAAATAAGAACGATATTTATAATAATCCACAACACATTTATACTAAACGTTTGTTGTCAGCTATTCCAACGATTGACCCACTCAATCGATTGAAGAATAAAGAAAAGCGTTTGGCTGCTGAAAAAGAATATCAAGAAATGCAAGGTCAATACTATGATGAAAACGGTCGTGTGTACGATTTGAGATCCTTCTCAGAAACTCATCAAGTAGCCCTTCCAGAAGGAGGTCAGAACTAA
- the sufB gene encoding Fe-S cluster assembly protein SufB: MSEERIEPTPIDLGEYKFGFHDENVELVASTGKGLSEEVIREMSRIKGEPEWMLEFRLKSYQTFKKMPMQTWGADLSELDFDDIVYYQKPSDKPARSWDDVPDKIKETFERIGIPEAERAYLAGASAQYESEVVYHNMKEEYDKHGIIFTDTDTALKEHPELFKKYFGKLVPPSDNKLAALNSAVWSGGTFIYVPKGVKLDIPLQTYFRINNEGTGQFERTLIIVDEGASVHYVEGCTAPTYSTASLHAAIVEIIAHEGAYMRYTTIQNWSDNVYNLVTKRARAEKNATVEWIDGNLGAKATMKYPAVYLEGEGARGTMLSIAFANKGQVQDTGAKMIHNAPRTSSSIVSKSIARGGGEVNYRGQVTFAKNSAKSISHIECDTIIMDDISKSDTIPFNEIHNSQVALEHEAKVSKISEEQLYYLMSRGLSESEATEMIVMGFVEPFTKELPMEYAVELNRLIAYEMEGSVG, encoded by the coding sequence ATGTCAGAAGAAAGAATTGAACCAACCCCGATTGACCTTGGGGAATACAAATTCGGTTTCCATGACGAGAACGTGGAACTGGTAGCTTCAACTGGTAAGGGCTTGAGCGAAGAAGTGATTCGTGAAATGTCCCGTATCAAAGGCGAGCCTGAATGGATGTTGGAATTCCGTTTGAAATCCTACCAAACTTTCAAGAAAATGCCGATGCAGACTTGGGGAGCCGACTTGTCTGAGCTGGATTTTGATGACATTGTTTACTATCAAAAACCGTCGGATAAGCCAGCACGTAGCTGGGATGATGTACCGGACAAAATCAAGGAAACCTTTGAACGCATCGGGATTCCAGAAGCTGAGCGTGCTTACCTGGCAGGAGCTTCTGCCCAGTACGAATCAGAAGTGGTCTACCACAATATGAAGGAAGAGTACGACAAGCACGGTATCATCTTTACTGATACCGATACAGCCCTTAAGGAACATCCAGAACTCTTCAAAAAATACTTTGGAAAACTTGTTCCGCCGTCAGATAATAAACTAGCTGCCCTCAACTCAGCGGTTTGGTCAGGTGGTACCTTCATCTATGTACCAAAAGGTGTCAAGCTGGATATTCCACTGCAAACCTATTTCCGAATCAACAATGAGGGGACAGGTCAGTTTGAACGCACCCTCATCATCGTGGATGAAGGAGCAAGTGTCCACTATGTAGAAGGCTGTACCGCTCCGACTTACTCAACGGCCAGCCTCCACGCTGCTATTGTGGAAATCATCGCCCACGAAGGTGCCTATATGCGTTACACGACCATTCAAAACTGGTCTGACAACGTTTATAACTTGGTAACCAAACGTGCCCGTGCTGAGAAAAATGCCACCGTTGAGTGGATTGACGGCAACCTTGGTGCTAAGGCGACCATGAAATACCCTGCGGTTTATCTAGAAGGTGAAGGGGCTCGTGGTACCATGTTGTCCATTGCCTTTGCTAATAAGGGGCAGGTCCAAGATACCGGTGCTAAGATGATTCACAATGCACCGCGTACTTCATCTTCTATCGTGTCTAAATCCATTGCCCGTGGTGGTGGAGAAGTCAACTACCGTGGTCAAGTAACTTTTGCCAAAAACTCAGCCAAGTCCATCAGCCACATTGAATGTGATACCATTATCATGGATGATATTTCCAAATCAGATACCATTCCATTTAATGAAATCCATAACTCACAAGTGGCCCTCGAACACGAAGCAAAAGTATCAAAAATCTCAGAAGAACAGCTCTATTACCTCATGAGCCGTGGCCTATCCGAATCAGAAGCCACAGAGATGATTGTCATGGGCTTTGTCGAACCATTCACAAAAGAACTCCCAATGGAATACGCAGTCGAACTCAACAGACTGATTGCCTATGAAATGGAGGGGAGCGTGGGTTAA
- a CDS encoding ABC transporter permease: protein MWKTVLRRLLMMIPQIIILSVIAFFVAKMMPGDPFTGLIDPNIDPAIIEQKRIAAGYYDPIPVQYFRWVGNLLQGDFGQSVIFKQPVVDVIMQRLNNTIWLSLLTMVLTYLIALPLGMIAGRYQNSLADKIIGVYNFLTFSTPTFVFAILMLWMFGFSLGWFPTRGSIDGGVEGFAAILSRLHHMILPAITMAILSTTVTIQYLRTGIIDAKSQDYVRTARAKGVPERVVYNRHIFRNSILPIASFLGYELTGLIGGSIFIENIFTYPGIGQLFYNSISSRDYSVILALLLIFGMGTLLGTLISDIIMSIVDPRIRVK, encoded by the coding sequence ATGTGGAAAACAGTATTACGTCGTTTACTCATGATGATTCCGCAGATTATTATTTTGAGTGTCATTGCGTTCTTTGTTGCGAAGATGATGCCGGGGGATCCCTTTACAGGATTGATTGACCCCAATATTGATCCAGCAATCATTGAACAAAAACGGATTGCGGCAGGTTATTATGACCCAATCCCTGTTCAGTATTTCCGTTGGGTAGGCAATCTTTTGCAAGGAGATTTTGGTCAGAGTGTTATTTTTAAACAACCAGTTGTTGATGTTATCATGCAACGTTTAAACAACACTATTTGGTTGTCTTTATTGACGATGGTGTTGACTTATTTGATTGCCCTTCCATTGGGGATGATTGCAGGTCGTTACCAAAACTCGCTTGCAGATAAAATCATTGGCGTGTATAACTTTTTGACATTTTCAACTCCAACTTTCGTTTTTGCTATCCTTATGCTTTGGATGTTTGGCTTTAGTTTGGGTTGGTTCCCAACACGTGGGTCGATTGACGGTGGTGTAGAAGGATTTGCAGCCATTCTCAGTCGCTTACACCATATGATTCTGCCAGCGATTACAATGGCAATTTTGTCAACAACAGTAACTATTCAATATCTTCGTACGGGGATTATCGATGCGAAGAGCCAGGACTATGTTCGTACAGCTCGTGCCAAAGGTGTTCCTGAGAGAGTTGTTTATAACCGTCATATCTTCCGGAATTCTATCTTGCCAATTGCATCTTTCTTGGGCTATGAATTGACAGGATTGATTGGTGGTTCTATCTTCATTGAAAATATTTTCACTTATCCAGGTATCGGTCAGTTATTCTATAACTCTATTTCTAGTCGTGACTATAGTGTCATCTTGGCTTTGTTGTTGATATTTGGTATGGGTACCTTGTTGGGGACATTGATTTCAGATATTATCATGAGTATCGTGGATCCACGTATCCGTGTGAAATAG
- a CDS encoding ABC transporter permease gives MSKENKKQVQSASTPPGGFRVIAREFMKDRLALTSLIILVTVLLAVFIGALLLDQEQVMKVNLLGRYLEPGVNGYILGTDEGGKDIFGQLIIGARNSIIIGFTITIITSIVGISIGLISGYYGGRLDGFLMRIVDFIMILPVTMLIIVFVTVIKNYTIYHFILIMSAFYWTAKARLFRTRTLSEASLDYVNASKTLGTSDFMIMFREILPNLSSLIIVNLTLNFAGNIGIETSLTYLGFGLPSTVPSLGTLIANARNADILENKTWIWLPAAIFILVMMLCINYVGQAFQRAADAKQRLG, from the coding sequence GTGAGTAAAGAAAATAAAAAACAAGTACAATCTGCTTCAACTCCTCCAGGTGGCTTCCGTGTCATCGCGCGGGAGTTTATGAAGGATCGACTTGCATTGACCTCATTAATTATTTTAGTGACGGTTCTCTTGGCAGTCTTTATCGGAGCGCTTCTGTTGGATCAAGAACAAGTTATGAAAGTCAACCTTTTGGGACGTTACTTGGAACCAGGTGTTAATGGCTATATCTTGGGGACAGATGAAGGTGGTAAAGATATCTTTGGTCAGCTGATTATCGGTGCTCGTAACTCGATCATTATCGGTTTTACCATTACGATTATTACTAGTATTGTTGGTATCTCTATCGGTCTGATTTCTGGTTATTACGGTGGTCGTTTGGACGGATTCTTGATGCGTATTGTCGATTTCATCATGATTTTGCCAGTGACTATGTTGATCATTGTGTTCGTAACAGTTATCAAGAACTATACGATCTATCACTTCATTCTCATCATGAGTGCCTTTTATTGGACGGCCAAGGCTCGTCTATTCCGTACAAGGACTTTGTCAGAGGCAAGCTTGGATTATGTCAATGCATCAAAAACATTGGGAACAAGCGACTTCATGATTATGTTCCGTGAAATTTTACCAAACTTAAGTTCATTGATTATCGTTAACTTGACCTTGAACTTTGCGGGAAATATCGGTATTGAGACATCGTTGACTTATCTTGGTTTCGGTCTACCATCGACAGTACCAAGTTTGGGTACCTTGATTGCCAACGCCCGCAATGCAGATATTTTGGAAAACAAGACATGGATTTGGTTGCCAGCAGCCATCTTCATCCTTGTGAT
- a CDS encoding cysteine desulfurase, producing MDFERIRKDFSILDQVVNDEPLVYLDNAATTQKPQQVLDVLADYYQKDNANVHRGVHTLSERATARYEAARQKVADFIQAKSSKEILFTRGTTTSLNWVAQFAREILQPDQEVIISVQEHHSNIIPWQQACQQTGAKLRYVPLKDGELDMDHLRSLLSSKTKFVSLAHVSNVLGSVAPIGEIAELVHQVGAYLVVDGAQSVPHMAVNVQELDVDFYAFSGHKMLGPTGIGVLYGKEELLNRMSPVEFGGEMIDFVYEQSATWKELPWKFEAGTPNIAGAIGLGAAIDYLTEIGMVAIQAHEAELVDYVFPKLQAIPGLTIYGSQDLSKRTGVIAFNLDDLHPHDVATALDYEGVAVRAGHHCAQPLLRYLQVPATVRASFYIYNTKADCDKLVEAIIKTKEFFNGPI from the coding sequence ATTGATTTTGAACGCATTCGCAAGGATTTTTCAATCCTAGACCAAGTTGTTAACGATGAGCCGCTGGTCTATTTGGACAATGCGGCGACCACTCAAAAACCGCAGCAGGTATTAGATGTGCTGGCGGATTATTACCAGAAGGACAATGCCAATGTTCACCGTGGCGTTCACACCCTTTCGGAACGGGCAACGGCTCGCTACGAGGCGGCTCGGCAGAAGGTGGCTGATTTTATCCAGGCCAAGTCTAGCAAGGAAATTCTCTTTACCAGAGGAACGACCACTAGTCTTAACTGGGTGGCTCAGTTTGCCAGAGAAATTCTCCAGCCAGACCAGGAAGTGATTATCTCGGTCCAAGAGCACCACTCCAATATCATCCCTTGGCAGCAAGCCTGTCAGCAAACAGGTGCTAAGCTCCGCTATGTGCCCTTAAAAGACGGCGAGCTAGACATGGACCACCTGCGGTCGCTACTATCTTCTAAGACCAAGTTTGTCTCCCTAGCACACGTATCCAATGTCCTGGGCAGTGTGGCTCCTATCGGAGAAATAGCAGAGCTGGTGCATCAAGTCGGTGCCTACTTGGTGGTGGACGGAGCCCAGTCAGTTCCCCACATGGCCGTCAACGTGCAAGAATTAGACGTGGATTTCTATGCCTTTTCAGGTCATAAGATGTTAGGTCCGACAGGAATCGGCGTTCTTTATGGTAAGGAAGAGTTGCTCAATCGCATGTCGCCTGTTGAATTCGGCGGTGAAATGATTGACTTTGTCTATGAGCAGTCAGCCACTTGGAAGGAATTACCTTGGAAGTTTGAAGCAGGAACGCCCAATATTGCCGGTGCCATTGGTCTAGGAGCAGCCATTGATTACCTGACCGAAATTGGTATGGTTGCTATCCAGGCCCACGAGGCAGAACTGGTTGACTATGTCTTTCCAAAATTGCAGGCTATTCCAGGTTTGACCATTTATGGCAGTCAGGACCTGTCCAAGCGGACGGGGGTTATCGCCTTTAACTTGGACGACTTGCATCCACACGATGTGGCAACTGCTCTGGACTATGAAGGGGTTGCGGTGCGGGCGGGCCACCATTGTGCCCAACCGCTTCTTAGATATTTGCAGGTGCCTGCTACTGTACGAGCAAGTTTTTACATCTACAATACCAAGGCTGACTGTGATAAGTTGGTCGAGGCAATTATCAAGACAAAGGAGTTTTTCAATGGCCCTATCTAG